The Rickettsia endosymbiont of Gonocerus acuteangulatus nucleotide sequence TAATTTCCAACCAAGTGTTGATGCCAAAGTAATAAGTGATTTATCAACTTGTGATTATATTAATACTAAGGGAAATGTAATATTCATAGGTGATTCAGGAACTGGGAAAACTCATCTTGCCATTGGGCTAGCATTAAAAGCTTTAACACGAGAATACTCTGTATATTTTACTACGGTATCGGATATGCTTTATAATTTACATATTGCAAGAGCAGATAATAGTTATCACAAAAAGGTTAAATTACTCCTATCGTTTGATTTATTAATTCTTGATGAGCTCGGGTTTAAGCAATTGCCAAAACATTCAGTAGAAGACTTTTTTAATATTATTGCTAAACGATATGAAAATAAATCTACCATTATTACCACAAACAAGGATTTTGAAAAATGGAATGAAATATTTGCTGATGAAGTATTAACTCATGCAATTATTGATCGAGTGGTACATCATGCTCATATACTAAACATAAAAGGTAAAAGTTATCGTATTAATAACTATAAATCTGGAGGTAATATGGCATAAAAATTTTTAAATATAGTGGTTCCTTTTTCGTGCAATTTACTGGTCCCTTTTTAATTGACAATGACACTATAACATAGCGTAAGTTTTGTTTATTTAATTTTTTAAATGCTTTCTAAATTTTCTAAAGTTCTTTTCGTCTTTAAAGACTAACCTTTAACTTTAATACTCCTTGGTGAGACTTAAATCGCTTCTGCCTTGTATGATCGTATAGTAGCCCTAATTTGATGTTCTGATGGCTTGCGATCAATCCAATGCCAGCATTAAAACTTGTCTTTTGGTGCTGCGGATTAATGTACGTGGTACTAGCACCTATCTCTTGAGCTACTCCGCCATTACCTTGATATGTTAAATGATACGGACTATGCCCTCCTCTGCTTCCTATTCTTCTCTCTACCGAAAAATGTGCAGTAGGTGTTAGTATGGTATTAGATAGTATGAT carries:
- the istB gene encoding IS21-like element helper ATPase IstB, translated to MQNLFNDLRSFRLSGIVNSLNERIIYAQNNKLGFKEFLSLLCEDEKSNRKDNNYRRRKSAAKLPVTKNLEDFDFNFQPSVDAKVISDLSTCDYINTKGNVIFIGDSGTGKTHLAIGLALKALTREYSVYFTTVSDMLYNLHIARADNSYHKKVKLLLSFDLLILDELGFKQLPKHSVEDFFNIIAKRYENKSTIITTNKDFEKWNEIFADEVLTHAIIDRVVHHAHILNIKGKSYRINNYKSGGNMA